The Festucalex cinctus isolate MCC-2025b chromosome 16, RoL_Fcin_1.0, whole genome shotgun sequence sequence cattcggcagtcttaccgattcaacatcttatcatcattgtgctctcttttcttttttaaaatatttatccgtatgtgtgcgtttgtgtgtgtgcgtgtaaatatgtctaaatttatactcattaattcacctaaaacctaataaaaatcccattacccttcaccttaactggatacttcagagtcgcgccagagtcgtgaagttcagaaggtcaggagacaaaaggaaaggtcaaagaaaagaaagataaatcaaagtaaaatccagcaccaactaaacacttcctgccatccacatggttacaaaatcagtcttacgccaaccccagaaacctctaaattccaacaaattaaggacatctcaagagaccagaggaaaaactaaagagaggaaggagggaaggatagataaaacaaaaacaaaaaaaaaagacaccagcatccactgattcaacaagcagtgggagggagaggcgaattctgtttgaatttctgtagatgctggtgtgatggatatggcatgcataaggaccgccaccaaagaaaggagccgtcgaccgcggcccagcaaagtgAGCACGGCCCCCCTGGACTCCCCcaagccgcggcagcaccaaggaggaagcaccgggggaggGGCGGTGCACCAGGACACCGAGCCTGGTGGGAAGaagccccggtcgtcacgccggCGTTcgagtgacacctaaccctgttactgagtccgccagctcaccgactggcgagctctacccttacactgtgtatatacaagtgtgtatatgtgtagaCCTTACAGTTTTATCCCTCTATTGTTGTGCATAATCAGAATACagttgtaggaataattgtaaataagttatcatacatctgcttgcaatgaagaaagaatgctttgctctgctccacactcacattcacatgtgCTAGCTACTTAatagaagatgactcaagaagcacaAGAACCAGTTCATCTTCAttccagtctgctgaggccgcctgttttctgttaagaaatgattgcaaacttgaccacacataccCAGCAATCGTCCActtacatgcacacacacacatatagacaaacaagtacactgttccaactatgttttgcattcgCATTATTCAGGTTGGAACGAGGGGCgtggaaaacaaataaaaagagagggtgaggaggggatttttttttttttcagagagtgcagtagtgaattgtatcagtcagttcctctcctctctcctcgtgaGCCTTGAACTGAATGTCTtatctcctttttgtgtcgtgttcaatatatgtcaaacaggtaaacctgacaatagtaaaagaaaaaataataccaaagttctcaatttaaaagttgttttttttgttttaattcacacaatgtaaacacaaaaaaaatattcaatatatCTATCATTTACGCCCATTTCATGCACGCTCTGGTTCCACCAATggatataaattattattttttttaaattaaacaaataaatatttggtGCTTTTACATTCTTgagtctttttttatgtttgattgTAGTGCTGATTGTAAAACGTGGAATCGAGTCTTTTCAATACTGTCTGCTCCTGTCAAAGTGGAAAGTAACGAACATCACAATTCCAAAGTCCAAATGCCGAAATATGAGTCAtaggaattcttattttttttgcctgggaCTGTATTTTTCTTTAGTCAACTGCGATGTAGGTTTCCGGTCTTGGTTTTTGCTCAGTAGCGGGACGTGCGGCACATGTCGCAGCGACAAGCCTTGGCCGTCAGGATTTCCAGCTCGTCGTGGCGACGCCCTCCAGGACACTCCAGGCGGACTTTGACCTGGCCAACCAAGAGGCGGGGTCACTGAGCGGATCGAGTCCAATCGGCGATAACCCCGctccttttgcttgctcacctTTGCCTCCTTTGCGATGGTGCAGCATCGCGCCGCTGATGTGACGTTGTGCGTAAAGTTGGAGGCCAGCAGCACCGAGTACCTGGACGGGAAGGCGCTGGACTCGCAGTAGCCCACGCAGGCGTGCGCCAGGTGGCTGCCTCGGCACGTGCCTCGCCGGTCACTGCGGATGCTCACGTTGAACGCTGAAAAGCAACACAAATGACATACTTTGCagtcagtagggatgtaacgatatccaaaaatcacaacacggtattatcacgatatgacggtcacgatatgataattatcacgatattgtggggaggttggcagtacaaaaaatggtcacaatattgtaaaaaaataaaaataaaaaataaaaaaataaaaaaaatgagctcatacaaaaaaacaacacaatattgtgcttaaaaaaggttacaatattgttaaaaagagctcagattaaaaaatataaataataaatacataaataaacaaatgaaaaaaaacttaaataaaataaactgaaataaaaaaacataacccacaatattgtaaaaaaaagagctcatactaaaaatagaaataataaataaatgaaattaaaaataaataaataaataaaataacacactgaaataaaaaaaaacacattattgtaaaaaaaaaaaagagctcatactaaaaaaacaaaacaaaacaatattatgctttaaaaaaggtcacaatattgtaaagaaaagagctcatactaaaaaaaatagaaataataaataaataattaaatgaaataaaataaacaaaaaataatataaactgaaattaaaaaaaactcacaatattgtaaaaaaagagctcatactaaaaaatagaaataaatacatttaattaattaaataaaaaataaaaataaaatagactgaAAAAAACCGAAAcccacaatattgtaagaaaatgagctcatactaaaaaattaaaaataataaataaataaatgaaataataaataaataaataaaataaacaaaaataaataaacaaaaaacaaaacaaaacccacattaatattgaggcacttagttgctaatgcacgcacacatcaagttcgtccacatattgactcacttcacaagcatattatgttccccttcatctgaccattattatgatttgaaacatagaagggccaaaacatgccattgtgaaaattaaacagcacgaaaaaaaactagccgccagagggtgctagaactgcacaaatggaaatcaacccaacttttttttttttaacagatgtgctgcttttaatatcgtaacatgaccacgacgatatattgcggcagttttgatatcgcgatatcacgatattgccgttatcgtaaCATCCCTACTTTGTAGACAACAATTGTCATGGAAAAGTTCATAGCCAGATATTGGAGAGGTGATTTGTTCGCGTGCGGTTACCTTCTACAACAAGTTGGCTTAAATGGGAAGGtgaccatgtgccttataatccagtgcgccttatatatggattaatattgagccgcaacaggtctcgctgtcaagacgctatcagtgACGCGcacgcgcagaagatcccgccatcttggatcgccagctaatactaacactttacctcagagaaaataataaaacagcagtttattcattttgggagtggatggagttgtcagaaatctggtttgtaatctattaataaagtttgactgacctatctgactgttttgttgacattccctttagcgcagcaccatctaatgcaggggtggcaaactgcggtcctcgagggccggagtcctgcaggttttatagatttccctactcaaagtgcagctgattccaattaacaggctcgttatcaggtttctgcagagcttgctgatgagctgatcatgaatcagctgtgttgaagaagggaaacatccaaaacctgcaggactgcggccctcgaggaccggatctcgccacccctgatctaatggatgcataacgtagcatactgtagcgccttatatatggaaagtgTTTTaatatatgtcattcattgaaggtgcgcgccttatagtgcggaaaatacggtatttgttTCTGGTAATCTCGACTGGACTTTTCAAACGTTCCTACTTTTTTGGACGTATATACACATATCGCCTCAAcgttcacattttttattttttttttgtgccggtTCTGCGGTGAGGACTCACGGTGCAAGTGACAGCCCGGGCCGAGGGTGACGTTCTCATCGCTGCGACCGGTGGTGGTGAAGAAGAGCAGCAGCGACATCGCCGGCAGCACCAGCAAGCAGACGTTGAAGCGCATCGGCTGCGACatctgggacaaaaaaaaaccccaaaacaaacgcACCCGTCATACAACACGCAAACTAACAATAAACAATTGCTATTCAAAATGTTTATAATCGCCACGTCAATATCATTTAGAACATTTCCCTTAAAACAATAACTTACAAATGACTGCAGCAAAGACGCTCTACAACCCAGGCTAAACTTAGCTCCACCCCAACGTACAAAGATGTTCGCCTCGAGAAGTCGAGAAGTATCAATTCGACATGCTTCTCTGACACTAATGAATGACGCTCGGCTCACGCGAGATGTTGTCCGAGGGCAATCAAAAGTCACGggacaaataaatgaataacttcCACATTTTAATACTGTACTCGTTTGCTGTCAATTACGTACATCACCGGATGCTTGATTTCAACCTTGGTGAGGCTCCGCCCAGGCCTCTACTGAGACTGTCTTCGGTTGTCTTTCAGCTGGTTCTTGGGGGGAATTTTCTATTCGGTTTTGTCTTCAGGATGTGAAATGCACGCTTGATCTGATTCACGTCAAGATATTCCAATTCTTTCCTTTCAAAATTCTTTGCAATGAGCTCCAGGTCATTGTCCATCTGCACTGTGAAGCTCTGTCCAGTGAGTTTGCAAGTTATTTGGCTGGGCAGAACATTTTGTCCAAAGAGCTTTACAATTAGCAATTACgtcatttgatttgattagggatacttgactcattgagccattttcagcagaaaaaaaaaagttcatattttgcccagaataaatgtgataacttcagttttcatgtacaataaatacctgtaaaaaagtaatttttgtacttgctgtcgactgatgatgacatcacctgtgctgaagaagtaggtaacaaccaatcatagctcagtttactgaccaaacccagaaaacaggtgagccataattggccgtgacctacttcctcagccccagggttattttagttttggaattattcattttagttagtttttatttcatttttgagttttttttttgttttgtttttatttagttagtttgtttgttttcagggagattttgttaatttttttattagttttagttctttttttaaaatgtgaattacttgtgcacaatacttAAAAGCCACCATGCGAGCGACATcatttgaaggtgcttttctagtggctgctgcgagatgacatccgtgacacactttcaattgTCCTTATTCTggtgaatatcaaaataaattacttaaaatcacatttaaaatcgtcCCCAAAGGCTTCATTCAATTtatttaccaaagactaaaacaaaggacattttcgctttaatttatgtttgttttgtaaacataaaatgtattttgagttagttttcgtttttttaaaaaagcattttcatttttagtttatttcgttaacaaaatgtgtttatttattttttttttttcattagttttagttaactaaaataaccttgctcagcacaggtgatgtcatcatcagtcgacagcaagtagaaaacgactttttaaaggtaattattgtacataaaaaataatgaagttatcaaattcattctagaCAGAAATATGAACTTGTCactgttgaaaattgttcaatgagtcaagtatccctttaaatgaggactattttattcatttgtattttgcatGCTGGCGTACCATACAGTAACTCAATTTTGTGCCATTATGCCATCAAATTTTACGTtgacattttatgtattattttccaCACAAGGAAAAGACGGGTAACAGTAGTGGGGGAAACCACGAGCACCTCCACACAAGTAATGTAAGCAACAAGTCAGTCAGGTTTTGCCGGTAATTTGCTCGGCTTGACCTTTGCCATTTGGTGGTCCTTTCCAAACGCGAGTAGAGGGGAAACCCCCATTTGACACTCCAGCTAAACGCTCCTGACTGTGCACGCGCGAGGCGTAATTGGAGGGTCCCAAATAATTTTTTCCCTCCGAAGGGTTTTCAGCTGTCgctgctgtttttgttgcaaaagtttgtgcatgtgtgtgtacttTATATCTGTGTTAATTGCATATTTACAATTCCCATCAAGTGCAATCTGACATAATGATATGCAAATCAAACTCAAGAATAGCTGACATGCAAACATGCAAGTAAAACCAAACTTGGGGGGGAACAAAAATcttgacaaaaacaagaaaaaaaaaaaaaattcaatataaaATTAACCACATAATTTGTATCAATTTAAAAGTACACAATTTCCTTCTGTGAATccaaatgaaatgcaaatgtCTTACCTGGAGGGTGGAAGCACAACTTGCAGAGCCCAGCCGACTGACAGCAGTAcagatgtgtgtatgtgtgtgcgtgtgttgtgaCGCTCATGCAGCGGTGCCAGTAGCAGGTACGAGAGAAGCCAATTATAGCTGGGAGGAACACACCCACATTGGCAACTCTTGTTTTTCCATACAGGTCCCCCTCTTCACTTTTGTCCTCCTAACAGTCGATGGCAtcaatttttccccaaaatatgtCCTTTTGCTGGTCTTGCTCCTCGTGTGGCGGCGTGTTAGCATGTCAGCCAGGGTGCCACCTCCCCGACGCACTTGAAAACATTTATGGGGTGGTGGCAGTGGTGGGGGATGGATGGGATCGCTGtgacacaaaagaaaaactagATTCGCTTTTCCATCAGTGCATTGGCACGATAGACACACACAGCATGTTGGATTCAGACTCTGATTTTCTGACATTCAAACGAGCAGGCGCTAAAATTGGTGGAGACCGCCAACATTTCAATAACTAAAAGTTAGGGATCTAACGATAAcagcgatattgtgatatttaaactGCTACAATATATCATCATGGTCAtgccacgatattaaaagcagaacatcttttaaaaaaaaagtcaggttgatttccatttgtgcagttctagcacactctgggggctagttttttagtgcaatttaattttcacaaaggcatgttttggcccttatacgtatgtaaactgagtcaatatgtggaggaactcaatgtgtgcttaaattagcaagtgcctcaatatgaagtgttattagagattgtgggttgtttataagcattgctgtcatgtacaaaagcacagctagtttacaatattgtgacaatttttttgtatcgccaacctccccacaatatcgtgataattatcgtattgtgaccttcatattgtgataatatcgtatcgtgatgtttgaatatcattacatccctaactaAAAGTTTTCCTCAGCATTTGGGCACAAGTGCAAAATAAAGTTTTgaagtgatggaattggaagtgtcagtggaagacaaacaaacatacattttttttttttacagatatgGTAAGTTACTTTagcatttttgttgttattcaattcaaaatgttgGCAATGGTATAAAAACACTATTTTGGTCACACAAAAGTCGGCTAGCTCTTGAACAACATGAGACATGAACATGATTTCATGATTTCAGTCAATTTTAGATAGCGTTTTTGTCtcaataaatctattttagttttcatttaattttcatctgcaaaaaaaatttcGTGACGAAAATTATGACGAAAATTTCTCGTTGGCAAAATTATCACTGGAGCGAACAGCATTGTGGATTTAGATAGAACAGGTCAACTACTATGGCAGTCATTGATTTGACAGAGCAAATAGCAAATGCAAATGATAATAAATGTATCACAATATGCTGATaagaaaatttgaaaaaatatggaattaaaCGAAAAGCGTTATCATGGCTAACTGACTAGCTTGCAAATAGAAAACAGTATGTGCAGTTCAATGAAGAACTAGAAAAAAATTTGCAGAAATTtgggatgtgactgctgactcttgcaaggtggaaagccgcatgcactgaacagtttgccaaatgttAGTGTACTTCACCTCTCAATCTGTGTCAGCAAcctagtattagcatgctaagctaacttagtattagcattctaacttagcattagcattagcatgctaatgtagcaatagcatgttaacttagaattagcattctaacttagcattagcatgttaacttagcattaacattagcatgctaagctagcattagcatttacatgctaagttagcattagtattagcatgataacttagcattaacattagcatgcaaaCATTAGCTTGCATTAGCATgcaaacttaacattagcatgcaaaGCGAACTTAGCAAGCGTCACCATGGTTACTCAGAATTCCAGAAAAAGTAATTCCAGGCCGAGTCAAATTgagccgcatcttttgataaGTCATTTGTGCCGGTTCGTTCAACGGTTCGGGATGCCTTATTTCTGAAAAAAATCCgtaaataaagaagaaaaataataataaacaccttTTTCTAGAATAGTTATATATGCCTGCTTGAGCAAAGCAGGCATATATAACAAGTAATATGTGGAGTTCACCAGGGATCAATTTTTTAGCAATTATTATTTACGCTGTagataaatggtaaatggactgagTTTATATTGCATTTTCTACAGCATAATGgtgctcaaagcgctttacaatgcGTCATATATGAGGATCGTTATATGTATGctatcaaaatactgtattcaAATATGTACTTTTTTGCTGATGGCTTTGCTTTGCTGTGGGAAAGATTTCATACCGGGATCGATCTGAAAACAATGTTGCTAATTTATAACAACTGATTAGTGGCACTTTCCTCCACAGCACAAAAAAGAAGATTAAGTGAGAATTCTCGTGACACAGATAATAAATCATAGAAATGTGATTACTGAAAACATGGTGATCACCTTTATGGCCCCCACGACGCCACACATTCCCAATCTGGCTATGTCAATGTAAAAGTGGAATTTGTGACATCATCTTCATCCAAACCCCCTaattacacgcacacacgcacacaattaTTGTGGTGACACTTAGTTGCACACAAGTGAACAAACGGCCTCCTCAGATTAGACGTGGGGGACCTTTGCttttttattccccccccccccccccctcaacatGGGGACACCCAGTTAATGCGCATACACACTTTTGGAGTGTGACTCAGCGCGGCTGACTGGTGTTTGTATTAATTCATAGCACCTTTGTTACCGTGGTTACCATGGCGTCTCTGTCATTACTGTTAAATTGTACGATTTGTATTCGAGTGTTTTGTGAGTGTTATTCTGGCCTGTGTGATAATGTGAGGATGAGGCAAAGTTTCCTTTACCCCACAAGGTCTGCGCCACCCCCACAACACATTGACCCATTTATCTcccatacatatatacataaatatatatgtacacacatgtagaaatgacaaaaatggtgACAATGGCTCAGAGTGACAAACACACCCTTGGAGGTGGAACACTTAACTAATTTCGATTGATGGGAGAAAGTGCACTTTCCATATGGTGACACTCACTGAAGATTAGATTAGATCACGTGGGAACATGAAGCGAGCGGCATTATGTCCATCATGTAGCAGAATCAAACTTTGGAATGGGATCCATTCTACATGAGACGGGTGAGAAAACACCGTCAGGTCTATAAACGTGTTATCCACAGATAATATTCCTGATTTTGGACACCACTTTTTGGTTTTTCAGACTGTTACTCTAAACTCTTGAGTAACCAACACCGATAGAATGtacttttgacacaaaaaaaagccccaaaataaatataacaattttagctctttgactgccaaaaacgtttaataccgatgagtaaaatcacgatgtatgccaccataaacgtaaAATTATGtcaactagtttttttttttttttcaatcaatgggcagtgcaacatctaatgGAGCTTTTCCACTGGACCG is a genomic window containing:
- the LOC144003248 gene encoding glycoprotein hormone alpha-2-like isoform X3 produces the protein MSQPMRFNVCLLVLPAMSLLLFFTTTGRSDENVTLGPGCHLHPFNVSIRSDRRGTCRGSHLAHACVGYCESSAFPSRYSVLLASNFTHNVTSAARCCTIAKEAKVKVRLECPGGRRHDELEILTAKACRCDMCRTSRY